The genome window TACGCCTGAAACGTCTGGTTGAGGAGTATAAAGTAGGCGGTTTTGTTTTTTTCAGAAGTAAACTTCCGGAAAAAACCCTGCTGGTAAATAAACTTCAGAGACTTTCCAAACTCCCGCTTCTGATGGCTGCTGATTTCGAACACGGAGTGGGAATGAGGATAGCCGAAGGCACGGACTTTCCCAGTCTGATGGCGCTTGGTGCCGCTGATGACAGCCTGCTTGCCTATGAGATGGGTGCCATTATCGGCAGGGAGTCAAGACGGATAGGCATCCATCAGAATTATGCTCCCGTTGTTGATGTTAATAATAATCCTGATAATCCTATTATAAACACCCGTTCACCCGGAGAAGACCCTGTGATGGTCTCCCGGATTGCCGCTGCTCTGATGAAGGGGATGCAGGATGCAAAGCTGGTTGCCACTATTAAACATTTCCCCGGTCATGGAAACACTTCGCAGGATTCACATAACGAAACCGCGATTATTTCCTCCTCCAAGTCGGAATTTAATTCTACTGAACTGTATCCTTTTCGCCGGCTGATTGATGACGGAGCGCTTTCCGTAATGGTTGGGCATATACGGATTCCTGAAGTTTATGCATCTGGTCTTCCTGCAACGCTCTCGCCTGAAATCACCACTGACCTTCTGAAGAAAGATTTGCATTTTAAGGGGCTCGTGGTAACAGATGCAATGAATATGCATGCCATCAGCAAGGTTTACCCTGATAGTCTCTCCTCACTTATGGCTATAAACGCAGGGAATGATTTAATTCTTTTTCCTGCTAATCCTGAATCAGTAATTACTGCAATTGCTAATAGTGTGCGGGCAGGACTTATCTCCGAGGAGCGCATTGATGCCTCGGTAAGAAAACTGCTCACCATAAAAGAATGGGCAGGGCTTTCTGAGAACCGGCTCATTGATGATGAGGATATCCTTCATTCGGTTAAAAGCGGTTACGCTGAGAAAATTGCATTTCAGATAGCAAAAAAATCCATTACGCTTGCAAGAGACAAAAAGAATAACATCCCTCTTAAAACAGCCAAAAAGAAGGAATATATTCATCTGATCGTTACCGAAAATCCTGGTGATAACGGTGCATATTTTGACAGTCTTCTTGTCTCAGCATATCCCGGTACGGAGACGGTCAGACTTAACAAACGTACAACAAACCGCGAACTGAAAAAAATGATCGCGGAGCTGAAGAAGCATAAAACGATAATCATTTCCGTTTATAACAGTATTTCATCTTTCAAGGGTACACGGTCATTTGATCCCCGCATTGAAAAGATGTCGCGGAAGATTAATGCTCTTAATAAAAATAAGATACTTCTGTCGCATGCTGATCCGTATATCACGGATCTTTTCCCTTCAGCCGGCACGTATATGCTCAACTATGGAAGTTCCGCTGTATCGGAATTAGCCCTCTTCAAAGCGCTGGCCGGAGAAAATCAGATAACCGGAAAACTTCCGGTTACTATCCCTTCTGCAAAACTCAGAAAAGGGGACGGGCTAACCAGGAAATCCGTTCGCATTGAATATATCGCTTCCGAAGATACGATGTTTAACGGAGCAGACAGGCTCATTCAGCAGGGAATACAGGATTCCGTTGCTCCCGGTATGACCGCCCTGGTGATTAAAGACGGAGATATCGTCTATAAAAGAACCGCCGGCACATTCACGTATGATCCTTCCTCAACGCCGGTTACTGACAGCAGTATCTATGATCTGGCCTCTGTTTCAAAGGTCATCGGTACAACCACGGCAGTCATGATTTGTGTTGACAGAAAACTTTTTTCCCTTGATGACAAGGTGGTTAAATATCTTCCGCAGTTCGGAGCAAAAGGGAAAAAGAATATCACTATCCGTAATCTCCTGGTACATAACAGCGGACTTCCGGCGTTTAAAAAATATTATCAACTCGTGAAGAACGGCAATGAACTGCTCAAGGATATTTATAATTCTGAGCTGATATATAAGACCGGCGAAAAAATGGTCTATTCCGATCTTGGTATGATCACCATGCAGAAGATCATTGAAAAGGTCACCGGAAAGCGGCTCGATAAATTTCTTCATGCAGAAGTTTTCAGCAAACTGGGGATGAAGAGCACCATGTATGCACCCCCGGCTTCACTGAAACACCGGATGGTTCCCACAGAACTTGATAATTACTGGCGGAACCGGCTGCTCATTGGGGAGGTTCATGATGAAGCGGCGTCCATGCTTGGCGGAATTGCAGGTCATGCCGGTCTTTTTTCAACTGCTGGTGATCTCGCGGTTTTTCTGCAGATGCTACAGCAGGGAGGAGAGTATGACGGCAGAAGATATATCAAAAATGAAACCGTTGCCCTCTTTATTAAAAGGCAGTCAGATCAGAGTACGCGGGCCCTGGGATGGGATACACCGGATGAAAAGTACCCCTCTGCAGGTAAGTTCTTTTCAAAATCCTCCTACGGACATACCGGATATACTGGTACATCTGTCTGGACCGACCCGGAAAAGAATGTTATTGTAATACTGCTAACCAACCGTGTGCACCCTACAAGGGTAAATTCAAAACTGATGCGCTTCCGGCCTGAGTTTCATGATGAAATCATGAGGGCACTGGGGTACTGACATGGTATCATATAAAAAGATTTTTCCCCTGAAGGCCGGGCAGAGAACGGCTGTTGAAAGTCTGATGGCAAAAATGACTCTGCACCAGAAGATTGGTCAGATGATCTGTCCTGGTTCAGTCGGAGTTTTTCAGTCTTCTGAAAGTGCCGCATACAGAAAAATCACTTATCTGATAAAGAACTTGGGTATCGGGGGTATTGTGCTCTTCAGGGGTGATATATATGCCTATTACGAACTGATAGAAGAGCTGCAAAGCATAAGCAGGATTCCCATTCTTTTTTCCGCGGATTTTGAACGGGGGCTGGCCATGCGGATTACCAATACCCTTTCATTCCCCCTGAATATGGCAATTGCTAAAACCGGTGATCCCTCACTTGCAGAGCGTATGGGCAAAGCTATTGCTCAGGAGTGCAGGGTGCTTGGCATATCAATGAATTTTGCTCCGGTTGTGGATCTTGCGGGAGAAAAAAAGAATCCGGTTATTAATACACGGGCTTACGGCCCGGACAAGGAAATTGTAGCTGCGTTTGCCGAAGCATTTATCAAAGGAGCTTCTTCGGAGCATATTCTCAACTCGGCAAAACACTTTCCCGGGCACGGATATACCACCATGGACAGCCACCGCGAACTTCCGCTGATTAACCGGACAAAAAAGAAACTGCTCTCGGATGATATATATCCTTTTCAGAGATGCATTAATGCCGGCGTGCAGAGTATTATGATGGGGCATCTTGAAGTTCCTGCTTTTGAATCACGTGAAGGATTGCCGGCTACCTTGTCCCGCTCCATCGTAACAGGACTGCTCAGAGATCAGCTTGGTTTTGACGGGCTGATTGTTTCTGACGCGATGAACATGAACGGTGTAACCAATTATTTTTCTGCCCGTGAGGCAGCAGTACTGGCCGTTAAAGCCGGCAACGATATGATTCTTCTGCCTCCGGATGAAGAAATTGCTTTTGATGCAGTTTTGCAGGCAGTTACCGATAAGGTTATTCCCTCAGAACAGATTGACCGGAGTGTAAGCAGAATACTCTATGCAAAAATGTGGTCCGGTTTATTCAGCCGGCAGAAAAGCTCCATTCATCAGGTAAAAAAGATTGTTTCTTCCGGAAAATCAGCCCGGCTTGCAAGAGAGATTGCCGATAAGTCTGTAACGCTCTCAAAAGGAGCGATGAAATATCTCCCCGCTAAGCGGAAAAGGCCTCTCTTCTGCATTACCGTGTCAGACAAGAGCCCTTCAGAGACGGAAATGTTTTTTTCCTCCACGCTAAAAAAAATTATGCCGGGCACGGAGAACATTTTTATCACACCGTTTGTGAATGAAGAGATGCTGACAAGAATTGCAGGATCACTTTCGCCTGATATACAGCCCGTGCTGCCGGTTTTTTACCGGGCAAGATCGTATCAGGGAAGGCTGGAACTGCCTCCCCACCTGCTCCGTTTCTTCGGGCTTGTTGAACAGCGCTTTCCGGACTGCATATATATCTTTTTCGGGAACCCTTTCCTGAGCGAACAGCTCGGCAGGGGAAAAAATACCATCCTTGCTTATGGCGATGTGCAAATCTCACAGACTGCCGTTATAGCCAGACTAACCGGAGTTGCTCTCTGAAATCATGAAAACCACTGGAAGTGAATCTGATCATTTGAAAAAATATACTGCAGTTAGCGGTAACCGGGGGCTGATTCTGATCGTTTCACTCGTCCTTATTTTTATTATCGTAAATGTCGTTATTGTATTTGATGCTAATCAGGATTTTTACGATTTCAGGGAAAACTCAGCAATTGTTAAAGTGGTACGCGATCTTGATTCTTCAATAAATTTTAATCATCGAGAAGTTTATACACGGCACGATTCGCTTACCCTTGCCGAGCAGGGGGAGCACTTCCTTGCACTTGCAAAGCAGTATGAATATGCAGCTGACCTGATCAGCAACATGAATGCCTATGAAAGATTTGGCTTTGATACGGGCCGTATTACCCCTGATATTGATTCAATGAAACGGTATGCGCTGGCACTGTCTGATTTCTCATCATCAGAAAATGCACAGTCGTTATTATATTACCTGCGGTATTTTGATCACAGGATTCTTGACGCCTTTCACGATTTAGACCGGACCATACGGAGCACACAGCGGGAAAAAGCTGCCAGGCTGAATTATTACTATTTGCAGCTGCTGGCAGTTTCATCCTCGGCATGTCTGCTTGCGGTGATTCTGATATTCTTATATACCCGCGTGCGCCGGAATCTGGCAGAACGCCTACGTATGCAGGAAGAGCTGAATGCTGAAAAGAATAAGTACCGCAATCTTGCCGAGAGCATGGATGATGCTGTGCTTATTACCGACAAAGAGGGAATTGTTGTATTTGCAAACAGTGCCGTAGAGAAGGTGACAGGATATACGCCGGCTGAACTGACGGGAAGAGTCTCCTATAAAACCCTGACTGACTCAGTAACCTGGTCATCATCTGAATCCCGGCTGAACGACAGACTTGCAGGGCGGAGTGAAGAGTTTTTCAGCAGGATTATCCGAAAAGACGGAACTCCTCTCCGCGTTTATATTAAAGGCTCTCCTTTCAGAGATCATAACGGAGTGGTAATCGGTTCAATAGGCGTCATATCCGATCTGAGTGATCAGCTCCGAATGGAACGCGAGGCAACCATACACAGGGAAAACCTTATCGGAGTTATTGAAAACAGCACAGATTTTATCTGGGCGTTTGATCAGGAGCTCAGACTTACCGTCTATAATTCCGCGTTTAAGAGGGAATTTAAAAATCTGTTTCATGCCGAGACAGAGACCGGCATGCAGATTCTTGATTATGTCGGTGAGGTGCAAAAGCGGGCCTGGCAGAGGATCTGCAGAAAGGCACTTAAAGGAGAGAGAGTGCGGTTTGATCAGAAGTATGAAATAGACGGCGAACAAAGAGTTTATTCCGTTGCGCTTAATCCTCTTAAGGATCAGGAGGGGATGATTTCAGGAATAGCATGTTTTATGAGTGATATTACCTCACGCGTAAAAAATGAAGAGGAACTCCGTGCTGCAATGATTACCGCTGAGGAGGCAACCCGGTTAAAAACCGAGTTCCTTGCCAATATGAGCCATGAAATAAGAACCCCTCTTAACGGAATTCTGGGAATGGCAAATTTGCTGATTGATACCGAGCTTAATGAATATCAGCGTCTGTATGCCAATTCCATAAAGGAGTCAGGGAGCTCTCTGCTGGGTATTCTTAATGATATCCTTGATATATCGAAAGTTGAAGCGGGCAAAATTGAAATCTTTACAGAAGAGTTTGACCTGCCTAATCTGGTGGAAGCGCTGGCGGAGATTTATTCAGTTCAGGCAGAAAGCAAGAACATCTCATTTTATATAGAATCCTCTCTTTCCGTCCCTCAGAGAATCCGCTGTGACCGGCTCCGGCTGAACCAGATTCTTTCCAATATCCTTAACAACGCGTTTAAGTTTACCGAAACAGGATATGTTAATCTAGCCGTGAGAGCAGAAATCACGGATGAACTTTCCGGAATCATGCATTTTACCGTTGAAGATACGGGACCGGGTATGAATGATGATACTCTCGCTTCAATATTCACTGAGTATGCACAGGCAAATGCTGCCGTGGTCCGTAAGTTCGGAGGTACGGGACTTGGACTAAGTATATCAAAGAAACTTGCTGAATTAATGGGGGGAACGATTACAGTTGTCTCAGAACCGGGCAGGGGAAGCAGTTTCATGATTTCACTGCCGTTTACGCTCAGCCAGAAATATATACCGCCTTCACTTCCGCAGCA of Ignavibacteriales bacterium contains these proteins:
- a CDS encoding response regulator — encoded protein: MKTTGSESDHLKKYTAVSGNRGLILIVSLVLIFIIVNVVIVFDANQDFYDFRENSAIVKVVRDLDSSINFNHREVYTRHDSLTLAEQGEHFLALAKQYEYAADLISNMNAYERFGFDTGRITPDIDSMKRYALALSDFSSSENAQSLLYYLRYFDHRILDAFHDLDRTIRSTQREKAARLNYYYLQLLAVSSSACLLAVILIFLYTRVRRNLAERLRMQEELNAEKNKYRNLAESMDDAVLITDKEGIVVFANSAVEKVTGYTPAELTGRVSYKTLTDSVTWSSSESRLNDRLAGRSEEFFSRIIRKDGTPLRVYIKGSPFRDHNGVVIGSIGVISDLSDQLRMEREATIHRENLIGVIENSTDFIWAFDQELRLTVYNSAFKREFKNLFHAETETGMQILDYVGEVQKRAWQRICRKALKGERVRFDQKYEIDGEQRVYSVALNPLKDQEGMISGIACFMSDITSRVKNEEELRAAMITAEEATRLKTEFLANMSHEIRTPLNGILGMANLLIDTELNEYQRLYANSIKESGSSLLGILNDILDISKVEAGKIEIFTEEFDLPNLVEALAEIYSVQAESKNISFYIESSLSVPQRIRCDRLRLNQILSNILNNAFKFTETGYVNLAVRAEITDELSGIMHFTVEDTGPGMNDDTLASIFTEYAQANAAVVRKFGGTGLGLSISKKLAELMGGTITVVSEPGRGSSFMISLPFTLSQKYIPPSLPQQNGRVLVVTNENKGGDIIAGLLSAIGYTPVVVFNAANALVRLTRAAQDGSDFEFILCNYTLPGYDGFSLLKQIKENYPRHPALFILIGRKKLAPLKSKITAAGIMPLAKPFCMRSLMQMLEVLHPAERKQQVRTVAENIRRLKILIADDNRINRTVLTGFLQKLGHDVTETSDGQEALSAYMSDTFDMIMLDCQMPVLDGYQVSRRIRESEGESGKRIPVIGVTANSGHDEKERCLAAGMDDFLVKPFEISDLRRTVELNTVQSQVEEYSDSGFEINNPQITSLRESLDNETVDELLELFLNDFQNYLGSLSVRIEAGNFNGLSAESHTIKSGCANIGAEKLRKLVDKLEQESDKSSRSEIRALFNKLADEYIYVKQKIKNYITLNG
- a CDS encoding serine hydrolase, which codes for MLFLFLAVIVSFLLTASVSYNRHDPKGDAAFIRDTTFINPGNYLFSQPASKWVNETLASMTLEEKAGQLVFPNANGLDASDTSASYIRLKRLVEEYKVGGFVFFRSKLPEKTLLVNKLQRLSKLPLLMAADFEHGVGMRIAEGTDFPSLMALGAADDSLLAYEMGAIIGRESRRIGIHQNYAPVVDVNNNPDNPIINTRSPGEDPVMVSRIAAALMKGMQDAKLVATIKHFPGHGNTSQDSHNETAIISSSKSEFNSTELYPFRRLIDDGALSVMVGHIRIPEVYASGLPATLSPEITTDLLKKDLHFKGLVVTDAMNMHAISKVYPDSLSSLMAINAGNDLILFPANPESVITAIANSVRAGLISEERIDASVRKLLTIKEWAGLSENRLIDDEDILHSVKSGYAEKIAFQIAKKSITLARDKKNNIPLKTAKKKEYIHLIVTENPGDNGAYFDSLLVSAYPGTETVRLNKRTTNRELKKMIAELKKHKTIIISVYNSISSFKGTRSFDPRIEKMSRKINALNKNKILLSHADPYITDLFPSAGTYMLNYGSSAVSELALFKALAGENQITGKLPVTIPSAKLRKGDGLTRKSVRIEYIASEDTMFNGADRLIQQGIQDSVAPGMTALVIKDGDIVYKRTAGTFTYDPSSTPVTDSSIYDLASVSKVIGTTTAVMICVDRKLFSLDDKVVKYLPQFGAKGKKNITIRNLLVHNSGLPAFKKYYQLVKNGNELLKDIYNSELIYKTGEKMVYSDLGMITMQKIIEKVTGKRLDKFLHAEVFSKLGMKSTMYAPPASLKHRMVPTELDNYWRNRLLIGEVHDEAASMLGGIAGHAGLFSTAGDLAVFLQMLQQGGEYDGRRYIKNETVALFIKRQSDQSTRALGWDTPDEKYPSAGKFFSKSSYGHTGYTGTSVWTDPEKNVIVILLTNRVHPTRVNSKLMRFRPEFHDEIMRALGY